From the Garra rufa chromosome 17, GarRuf1.0, whole genome shotgun sequence genome, one window contains:
- the LOC141289470 gene encoding UDP-GlcNAc:betaGal beta-1,3-N-acetylglucosaminyltransferase 9-like has translation MRRVYIKGDVLCSLILLVLLFLLLYAHQRITPVWGTLHIEQGSTSSRTLLSGESIGHQTKPIPSKPPDIPLCKPEVQVKPKAQGPSKVKSQKAHSKTKSKFRQPSTTASLLPTRASFDFDDYLRKKDQRDFRLLIDQPTKCSGPDEAPYMLIAIKSVAMDFDKRQVVRRTWGRESASQKNMNIKRVFLLGVPQNQTALPLWDKLLGYESHTFRDILLWDFEDTFFNLTLKEIHFLQWINVSCPKVKFIFKGDADVYVNIDNILEMLEGQEINKDLFVGDIIVHAKPIRRRNSKYYVPEFIYGQGIYPSYAGGGGFVMSGHTALKLHLACQEVELFPIDDVFLGMCLLRIGLQPTRHEGFRTFGIVRPSAAPHLQVFDPCFYRELMVVHSLTVPQIWLMWNLLHDPDLQCHSSQDPTGFPFQWSDKIGKTAKSKAKGKKRNNDYGMKVFVEH, from the coding sequence ATGAGAAGGGTCTACATAAAGGGAGACGTACTTTGCTCCCTGATTCTGCTGGTGCTTCTCTTTCTGCTGTTGTATGCACATCAAAGAATAACGCCCGTATGGGGGACTTTGCACATTGAACAGGGGTCCACCAGCTCAAGAACACTCCTCAGCGGAGAATCAATAGGACACCAAACAAAGCCAATCCCTTCAAAACCTCCAGACATACCTCTTTGCAAACCTGAGGTTCAGGTCAAGCCTAAAGCACAAGGACCATCAAAGGTCAAATCTCAGAAAGCACATAgcaaaacaaaatctaaatttCGCCAGCCCTCAACGACAGCAAGTTTGCTACCAACACGTGCTTCCTTTGACTTTGACGATTACCTTCGAAAGAAAGACCAACGGGATTTCAGGCTGCTTATTGATCAACCAACAAAGTGTTCTGGACCAGATGAAGCCCCCTACATGCTGATCGCCATAAAATCAGTAGCAATGGACTTCGACAAACGTCAGGTCGTTCGACGCACATGGGGAAGAGAAAGCGCATCccagaaaaacatgaacatcaaGAGAGTTTTTCTTCTCGGTGTGCCTCAAAATCAAACAGCGCTTCCGTTATGGGACAAACTCTTGGGATATGAGAGCCACACATTTAGAGATATACTTCTATGGGACTTTGAAGACACCTTCTTCAACTTGACACTAAAAGAAATCCACTTTCTACAGTGGATCAATGTCAGCTGTCCCAAAGTGAAGTTTATTTTTAAGGGTGATGCGGATGTGTATGTGAACATCGACAATATCCTGGAGATGCTTGAGGGTCAGGAAATCAATAAGGATCTTTTTGTTGGAGACATCATCGTCCATGCGAAACCAATTCGCAGACGCAACAGTAAATACTATGTcccagaatttatttatggcCAGGGGATCTACCCATCTTATGCTGGTGGAGGTGGCTTTGTCATGTCAGGACATACCGCATTAAAGCTTCACCTCGCCTGCCAAGAGGTGGAACTCTTCCCCATTGACGATGTCTTTCTAGGCATGTGTCTACTAAGGATCGGCCTTCAGCCGACTCGCCATGAGGGCTTTCGCACTTTTGGAATCGTGAGACCGTCCGCTGCACCGCACCTCCAGGTCTTCGACCCCTGCTTCTACAGAGAGCTGATGGTGGTGCACAGCTTGACGGTCCCACAAATCTGGCTCATGTGGAACCTTCTGCATGACCCTGACCTTCAGTGTCACAGCAGTCAGGATCCCACGGGTTTTCCCTTTCAGTGGAGTGACAAGATCGGGAAGACGGCTAAGAGCAAAGCAAAAGGGAAGAAAAGGAACAACGACTATGGGATGAAAGTGTTTGTGGAACATTAA